Genomic segment of Candidatus Protochlamydia amoebophila UWE25:
TGATTAACAGCACCGCAATTAGTAAAATTTAAAGTTTTGATGTGACTTGTAAGGGTAAAAAGAGACTCTTGAGTAACCAGAGGAAAACCTGTGAGGGATAATTTTTCTAGACAACTTTTTTTTTTCATTAAAGGATATAGTCCGTAATCAGTCAAAGACCCTTTCCCTGAGCTATCCCAACATTCAAAATGAGTTAATTTAATTTCTGAAAGTGCAAGCTCAAGTAAGGACAGGTCGGAAATGTGACAATCGATGATTTTCAAATTTTTGATTTGTGGGGCATATAAACAAATAATAGCAATATAATCATCAAAGGACAGTGAGGGATGATGATAAAATTCTAATGTTTGCAAATTGGGTGACTGTTGAAGTAAATTTGCAAGTCCTTCTGGAGTATAAGTTCCCCCGTTCAACGCTAAATTTTCAAGCTTTACCGTATGTCTTGCTAGACTTTGCAAATCGCCATCAGAGAGATTGTTTTGTCGAGGAAAAAAAGAGGAAGGAAGGTAATTTGTCCAATCAAGTAAACGGCGGCTCAAGCTATTGGTTCGAATCGTTGAAAATTGATGGGGGTACTGATTAAAAAATTTTCTTAAAAATAAGGGCTCTGTGACTATACTATGAAATATTTTACAAACTAAGCCAATTTGACCAAGTTTATTCCATGTTTTTTCATAAGAAAAAATTTGTTCTAAAATCTCTACCGGCAAAACATTTAGCTTAAGTTCTCCTTCATTTTGTGATTCGCTGTCTTTTATAGTTTTTAGAGAATTAAACAGATTAGGTTGAGAAATTTCTCCCAACGGGATAGTTGTCCTTATTGAGATTGAAACTAGCTTTTTAAGCGCGCGATATAATTTTTCTTCAGGAACAGACAAAACTTGTCTTTTTTTAATTAAGATAACACGTTCATTATTTTCTTCGTATAAATCGGTTAGTTCAGAAAATTTTTTAGGGAACCGAGTAAAAATTTCATAAAATTTAGCTAAAATTTCAGGATAACTAGTTTCTAATAGCTCTTGAATTCGTGGCTGATTATAAGGAAGAGCAAGGTGAATTTCCTGAGCATACTCAGAGATTGAAGTCACTGAACACATAATTTTTCCCTTTTCTAATTAAATTAAAAAAAATTATTACATTTAAATTTAAAAATAAAATTAATTATTTTAATTAATTTTGTTTAATAAGGAAGCAACACGATCTATTTTCCCAGGTAAAGTTAGATCCTTTACGATCAAAATGACCTTCGTAAGCTTGTTTGACGATAAACGGGGCGCTTCAAATTAAGCATTTGAATAACTCCTTTTGTAGTCAAGTCGAAAATTAGAGGAATAATGCGACTCAACTCTGCTTCACTGACAGTTCCCGTACCAAAAGTATCTACTTTTTGAGATAGGGTAAAGAATTTCAATGGCATAGGATAACTGCACTTCACAACGTCGAGCCAATTTAGCAGCCACAATAATTTTACTCTATATAACGCGCAGCATAACAAGCGGAACGACCGACTTTAGAGAAAACTTTTCCCGAAAATGCGCCATCACCATACTTTCCCCTTCTTTTATAAGTATCTACAACAATTTTTCGGCCTGTTAAACCACCATTACCTGCGGGCCCTCCTATCACGAAACGACCTGTTGAATTAATAAAAAAAGAGTATTTTCATCGATGAGATAAGAGGGTACAACATCTCGAATGAGTTGCTTTATATCTAAAATTAGCTCTTTGTCTAACTTCCTCAGAATGTCGAGTTGAAATAACAATGATATGAATTCGAATCGGTTAATGATTTTGATCATATTCAATAGTCACTTGAGATTTGGCATCAGGTCATAAATATTTTAGCTCTCTCTTTTGTCTCTTCATGCACAGTTTTCTTACAAGAGCATAGCCATACATAATCCTCTGATTTCCCGGCCCCTTGTTCCTGGTAAGAACCAAATGCTTCATTAACGCAACCTGGGCAATATCTTGGGATTGCTTACTGAGAGAGTTTATTACGCCACAAGATTGATAATCGAATCCTAACTCGGGATTTTCATAACCAATTTCTTTGATTGTCTGAGTCTACGAGCAATTTCTTGATAATCAGTCGTTGCGTGAATGGTGATCTCTCCGCAATAAAAACCATCCCTCGGCAAACAAGTATTACACAGGCCACTTGAGCATTCTGATCGATCATTAAACAAGCATCTAAATGGCAACTGAAATTTGATCTGCCATTTTCAGGATGTTCAATCGCAACGGATTCAGAAGTAAAAGAAAGTGAGGTATGACTAAACCTTTGCCTACGGGTTTTAATTGTCTGATTTTTCATTTTTTTTAATTTAAAGTTTTCAGGATAAAAATACTCCCTCTCCCCCTTTTTATCCTCTTTGATGGCTTTTAAGGCAAATTTTTTAAATTAAAGAAAGGAATGACCTATACGATAACTCTTTAAAATAGCCATTAAAAAAGTGTTAATTGAATCTCTTCTTCAAGACTTAAACTCATTCCGAGTCCCAAAAGACGAACAGGCGCTTTTTTTCTTTCCCATCCTATTCGAATTAACGTTTGATAAGTTTCTAAATCAAACGCTTTAAAAAAAGTATTTTCGACCGTGGTAGTTGTAAAATCTGCAAACTTGATCTTGATAAAAGGTTTTTTTTTATAATATTGATTAGAAATTTTCTCATATCGAATCATCAACCTCTCTATCAAATTTGGAATCTCTTGATAACAAAGCTCCAAATTATTTAAATCTTCCAAAAATGTGGACTCTACACTTAATGACTTTCGAATACGATCTGATATGACAAAACGATGATCAATTCCTCGGCATAGCTCATAAAGATTCCAAGCCCGGCTTCCAAAAAGTTTTTGCAAAGTTGTAATGTCAAGTGTCTGTAAATCCCCGCAATTCATTAATCCTAAACTGTGTAATTTTTTTGCCATGACATGGCCAATTCCAAAAATCTTCTCAACAGGAAGATGGACCATAAAAGCATCAACTTCTTTAGGTGTTAACACAAACTGACCATTTGGTTTATGCCAATCACTTGCCACTTTAGCTAAAAATTTATTAGGAGCTACTCCAGCAGACGCGGTTAATCCTCTTTCCTTCCAAATTAATTGCCGAATCTCTTGCGCGATCCACGTTGCACTGCCTCTTAAGGCATCTACATCTGTCACATCTAAAAAAGCTTCATCTAAAGAAAGAGGTTCTATCAAATCTGTAAATAGATGAAAAATCTCATGAATAGCTTTACTTTCTCGTTTATATTTATCAAAATCAGGAAATAAAATAATTAGATCTGGACAAAGCTGTTTAGCTTTCCAAGAGGGCATAGCAGAACGTACCCCAAATTTACGAGCTAAATAATTAGCTGTTGCAATAACTCCTCGTTTATCTGGATCACCCCCTACCGCAATTGGCTTTAAAACTAATGAAGGATCATCTCGCATTTCAACAGAAGCATAAAAAGCATCCATATCTATGTGAATGATTTTTCGAAGTGTCATAAATAAAAGAATAATAAATTGCTAAGAAGTTTAATCTGAATATTTTATCACTTATTATTCAGGGATAACGGCACATATAGACAAGGTAGCAGAAAGCAAATTATCTATCGATAGACTCTGAAAATAAAAAACTCATTTTTTAGCTTTGCTAAAGCGTTAAAAAAGATGTATTTTTCTTATCTTTTAGAATCTGCACGCCTTCTATCTTCTCGCCTTTGCTCATAAAGACGATCGTCTAATCGCTTATTTTGAAACATTTGATTGACGACTCGTTGTTGTTGTCGATTTGCAGCATCCATTCTTTGTTGAACGCGTTTTTGTTGACGTTGAGAAGCATCCACGTTGGCTTGTACTTTTAACTCTTCACGATGTAACTCATCCATCTTTTCTTGAATTCTTTGATCTTCCTGCCGTGCTTCATCAACTTGTTTTTGCACGCGTTTAACCTCTTCTTTTTTTTCTTGATCTCGTTTTTGTTGCCGCCACCATTCTTCTCTTTTTTCTTCCCATTTTTCATCATCAATTTTTTGCGATTGCGTTTCTGCAGATAAAGAGAAGAGAAAGCAACTGCTAAAGCAAAAAATAAACGTTCCCAATTTTTGTAAAAATACCATACGTTCCTCTTAGAATATCCTACCTTCAATTAGAGTTTC
This window contains:
- the dinB gene encoding DNA polymerase IV, with the protein product MTLRKIIHIDMDAFYASVEMRDDPSLVLKPIAVGGDPDKRGVIATANYLARKFGVRSAMPSWKAKQLCPDLIILFPDFDKYKRESKAIHEIFHLFTDLIEPLSLDEAFLDVTDVDALRGSATWIAQEIRQLIWKERGLTASAGVAPNKFLAKVASDWHKPNGQFVLTPKEVDAFMVHLPVEKIFGIGHVMAKKLHSLGLMNCGDLQTLDITTLQKLFGSRAWNLYELCRGIDHRFVISDRIRKSLSVESTFLEDLNNLELCYQEIPNLIERLMIRYEKISNQYYKKKPFIKIKFADFTTTTVENTFFKAFDLETYQTLIRIGWERKKAPVRLLGLGMSLSLEEEIQLTLF